A single region of the Rhizobium sp. ARZ01 genome encodes:
- the pcaF gene encoding 3-oxoadipyl-CoA thiolase — protein sequence MTEAYICDYIRTPIGRFGGSLSSVRADDLGAIPLKALMERNSSVDWDAVDDVIFGCANQAGEDNRNVARMSSLLAGLPVSVPGTTINRLCGSGMDAIIAAARAIKAGETELMIAGGVESMSRAPFVMPKADAAFSRNAEIYDTTIGWRFVNPLMQKQYGVDSMPETGENVAEDFKVSRQDQDAFALRSQAKAAAAQANGRLAKEITVVTIPQRKGDPVLVERDEHPRATTMEALAKLGTPFRKEGGTVTAGNASGVNDGAAALIIASEAAAKKHGLSPIVRILGGATAGVPPRIMGIGPAPASRKLMARLGLTQDQFDVIELNEAFASQGLATLRQLDIADDDARVNRNGGAIALGHPLGMSGARITGTAALELQLTGGKRSLSTMCIGVGQGIAIALERV from the coding sequence ATGACCGAAGCCTATATCTGCGACTACATCCGCACCCCCATCGGCCGCTTCGGCGGCTCGCTCTCCTCGGTTCGGGCCGACGATCTCGGTGCAATTCCGCTGAAGGCGCTGATGGAACGCAATAGCTCGGTCGACTGGGACGCGGTTGATGACGTGATCTTCGGCTGCGCCAACCAGGCGGGCGAGGACAACCGCAACGTCGCGCGCATGTCCTCGCTGCTCGCCGGGCTACCGGTCAGCGTACCCGGGACCACGATCAACCGGCTCTGTGGTTCGGGCATGGACGCGATCATTGCGGCGGCCCGCGCCATCAAGGCCGGCGAGACCGAACTTATGATCGCCGGCGGCGTCGAGAGCATGAGCCGCGCCCCCTTCGTCATGCCGAAGGCCGACGCCGCGTTTTCCCGCAATGCCGAGATCTACGACACGACGATCGGCTGGCGCTTCGTCAACCCGCTGATGCAGAAGCAGTACGGCGTCGATTCCATGCCGGAAACCGGCGAGAACGTCGCGGAAGACTTCAAGGTCAGCCGCCAGGACCAGGATGCGTTCGCGCTGCGCAGCCAGGCAAAGGCCGCTGCGGCCCAGGCGAATGGCCGGTTGGCGAAGGAAATCACTGTGGTGACGATCCCCCAGCGCAAGGGCGATCCGGTCTTGGTCGAGCGGGATGAGCACCCGCGCGCAACCACCATGGAGGCGCTTGCAAAGCTCGGCACGCCCTTCAGGAAGGAAGGCGGGACCGTGACGGCGGGGAATGCCTCGGGCGTCAACGACGGGGCGGCCGCACTCATCATTGCTTCGGAAGCAGCCGCGAAGAAGCATGGCCTGAGCCCGATCGTCCGCATCCTCGGCGGGGCGACCGCCGGCGTTCCGCCACGCATCATGGGCATCGGCCCGGCACCGGCCTCGCGGAAGCTGATGGCGCGGCTTGGCCTGACGCAGGACCAGTTCGACGTGATCGAGCTGAACGAGGCCTTCGCCAGCCAGGGTCTGGCGACGCTGCGCCAGCTCGACATTGCCGATGACGACGCCCGCGTGAACCGCAACGGCGGCGCCATCGCGCTTGGTCACCCGCTCGGCATGTCTGGCGCGCGCATCACCGGAACGGCCGCTCTGGAGCTGCAACTAACCGGTGGCAAGCGGTCGCTCTCTACCATGTGCATCGGTGTCGGCCAGGGCATCGCGATCGCACTGGAGCGCGTTTGA
- a CDS encoding CoA transferase subunit A: MAKITSLAEAITENVKDGDTISMEGFTHLIPYAAAHEIIRQGKKDLFLIRMTPDLIYDQLIGVGAARGMKFSWGGNPGVGSLHRFRDAVENQWPRPLEIEEHSHAAMANAYEAGAANLPFATFRGYIGADLPKVNPNIRSVTCPFTGEVLAAVPAIRPDVTIIHALKADRKGNVLLEGIVGVQKEAVLAAKRSIVTVEEIVDDLNPPSPNSVVLPTWTITAVCEVPGGAFPAYAHGYYPRSNAFYIAWDEIARDRDTFRAWIEENVMKATPADFAKHAKKPGKVA, encoded by the coding sequence ATGGCGAAGATCACATCGCTGGCGGAGGCGATCACCGAGAACGTGAAGGACGGCGACACCATCTCGATGGAGGGCTTCACCCACCTCATTCCCTATGCGGCGGCACACGAGATCATCCGGCAGGGCAAGAAGGACCTCTTCCTGATCCGCATGACGCCGGACCTGATCTACGACCAGTTGATCGGCGTCGGTGCTGCGCGCGGCATGAAGTTTTCCTGGGGCGGCAATCCCGGTGTCGGCTCGCTTCACCGGTTCCGCGACGCGGTCGAAAACCAGTGGCCGCGGCCGCTGGAGATCGAGGAGCATTCGCACGCGGCCATGGCCAATGCCTACGAGGCAGGCGCTGCGAACCTGCCGTTTGCGACCTTCCGCGGCTATATCGGCGCCGACCTGCCGAAGGTGAACCCGAACATCAGGTCCGTCACCTGCCCGTTTACCGGCGAGGTGCTTGCCGCCGTCCCCGCAATCCGCCCGGACGTTACGATCATCCATGCGCTGAAGGCGGACCGGAAAGGCAACGTGCTGCTCGAGGGCATTGTCGGCGTGCAGAAGGAGGCGGTGCTCGCCGCCAAGCGTTCTATCGTCACGGTGGAAGAGATCGTCGACGACCTGAACCCGCCCTCCCCCAACTCGGTCGTTCTGCCGACCTGGACGATCACGGCGGTCTGTGAAGTGCCGGGCGGCGCCTTCCCCGCTTACGCGCATGGCTACTATCCCCGTTCGAACGCCTTCTACATCGCCTGGGACGAGATCGCCCGCGACCGCGACACTTTCAGGGCATGGATCGAGGAGAACGTGATGAAGGCGACACCGGCAGACTTCGCCAAGCATGCGAAGAAGCCGGGCAAGGTGGCGTAA
- a CDS encoding CoA-transferase subunit beta, which yields MSSDFTPTEMMTIAAARALTNDDVCFVGIGAPSAACNVARLTHAPDITLIYESGTVGTKPDVLPLSIGDGELCDTALFTVPVPEMFRYWLQGGRITTGFLGGAQIDRFANLNTTVVGSYDKPKVRLPGGGGAPEIASNCGRIFITMALSKRGFVDKLPFITSMGHGEGGDHRERLGLKTAGPTQVITDLCILEPDPQTKELTVTSIHRGVSREQIVENCGWPIKFADNVAETPVPTETELTVLRDINARTKKAHSSEGKEAA from the coding sequence ATGAGCAGCGATTTCACCCCCACCGAAATGATGACCATCGCCGCGGCCCGGGCGCTGACCAACGACGACGTCTGCTTCGTCGGCATCGGCGCACCGTCCGCAGCCTGCAATGTCGCGCGCCTGACACATGCGCCGGACATTACGCTAATCTATGAGAGCGGCACCGTCGGCACGAAGCCGGATGTGCTGCCGCTTTCGATCGGCGACGGCGAACTCTGCGATACCGCGCTCTTCACAGTGCCGGTGCCGGAGATGTTCCGCTACTGGTTGCAGGGCGGGCGCATCACCACGGGTTTCCTCGGCGGCGCGCAGATCGACCGCTTCGCCAACCTCAACACCACCGTCGTCGGTTCATACGACAAGCCCAAAGTTCGTCTGCCGGGTGGCGGCGGCGCGCCGGAGATCGCCTCGAACTGCGGCCGCATCTTCATCACCATGGCGCTCTCCAAGCGCGGCTTCGTCGACAAGCTGCCCTTCATCACCTCGATGGGCCATGGCGAAGGCGGCGACCACCGCGAGCGGCTAGGCCTCAAAACGGCGGGGCCGACGCAGGTCATCACTGATCTGTGCATCCTCGAGCCAGATCCGCAGACGAAGGAACTCACCGTCACGTCGATCCACAGGGGTGTCTCCCGCGAGCAGATCGTCGAGAATTGCGGTTGGCCGATCAAATTCGCCGACAACGTCGCCGAAACGCCGGTTCCGACCGAAACCGAACTTACCGTGCTGCGCGACATCAATGCGCGGACAAAGAAGGCCCATTCGAGCGAAGGCAAAGAGGCTGCCTGA
- a CDS encoding sulfite oxidase-like oxidoreductase, translating to MSDGNETPETKLTQTKRRWAEQGKFLTGRIARPDSVRLPPGQHLVKNWPVLDLGQQPVIRPQSWRLDIRGEVENAISLDWHAFHALPQSDKVTDIHCVTTWSRYDNRWQGVSTYDLLDLVMPNPSATHVLLSSYDGYTTNLPLSDFAATDALLATHWEGEPLTVEHGGPVRVVVPHLYFWKSAKWVNRIEFLGGDKAGYWERNGYHMRGDPWTEERYSGD from the coding sequence ATGAGCGATGGCAATGAGACTCCCGAGACCAAGCTGACGCAGACCAAGCGGCGCTGGGCGGAGCAAGGCAAGTTCCTCACCGGCCGGATCGCGCGACCGGACTCCGTCCGCCTGCCGCCCGGCCAACACCTCGTCAAGAACTGGCCGGTGCTCGATCTCGGCCAGCAGCCGGTGATCCGGCCGCAAAGCTGGCGCCTCGACATCCGCGGCGAGGTGGAGAATGCCATCTCGCTCGACTGGCACGCCTTCCACGCGCTGCCCCAGAGCGACAAGGTCACGGACATTCACTGTGTGACGACCTGGTCGCGTTACGACAATCGCTGGCAGGGTGTCTCCACCTACGACCTGCTGGACCTCGTCATGCCGAACCCTTCGGCCACGCATGTCCTGCTGTCGAGCTATGACGGCTACACCACCAATCTGCCGCTCTCGGATTTCGCGGCCACCGATGCGCTGCTCGCCACGCATTGGGAGGGCGAGCCCTTGACCGTCGAACATGGCGGGCCCGTTCGCGTCGTCGTGCCGCATCTCTATTTCTGGAAGAGCGCGAAGTGGGTCAACCGCATCGAATTTCTGGGGGGAGACAAGGCGGGCTACTGGGAGCGCAACGGTTATCACATGCGTGGCGACCCCTGGACCGAGGAGCGCTATTCGGGGGACTGA
- a CDS encoding IclR family transcriptional regulator has protein sequence MRETDLLGGFAKGLKVIEAFGEDHPRMTITDIGKATGLDRATARRCLLTLSELGYAAYDGKFFELTPRILRLGHAYLSATPLPRLVQPYLDQLSEKVGQSASVSVLDGAEIVYVARAAQKRVMSISLMPGSRLPAYCASMGRVLLAALPVAEARALIMATDMKANTVHTITDPDELMTELARARAQGYAIIDQELEIGLRSIAVPLENARGRVVAALNIGAPAGAVPVEDMTTLLLPAMREVQSALRPLLQ, from the coding sequence ATGCGGGAAACGGACTTGCTCGGAGGCTTTGCCAAAGGCCTCAAGGTGATCGAAGCCTTTGGTGAGGATCATCCGCGAATGACGATAACCGACATCGGCAAGGCCACCGGATTGGATCGCGCGACGGCGCGCCGTTGCCTCCTCACATTGTCCGAGCTTGGCTATGCCGCCTATGACGGCAAGTTCTTTGAGCTGACGCCGCGCATTCTTCGCCTCGGTCATGCATACCTCTCGGCCACGCCCCTGCCGCGTCTCGTGCAGCCCTATCTCGATCAGCTTTCCGAAAAGGTCGGCCAGAGCGCCTCCGTCTCGGTCCTCGACGGAGCGGAGATCGTCTATGTCGCGCGCGCCGCGCAGAAGCGGGTCATGTCGATCAGCCTGATGCCCGGCTCGCGGCTTCCCGCCTATTGCGCATCCATGGGGCGGGTGCTGTTGGCCGCCTTGCCGGTGGCCGAAGCGCGCGCCCTGATTATGGCTACGGACATGAAGGCCAACACGGTCCATACGATAACGGACCCCGACGAACTGATGACGGAACTCGCCCGCGCCCGCGCTCAGGGCTACGCGATCATCGATCAGGAACTCGAGATTGGGCTGCGCTCGATCGCCGTCCCGCTCGAAAACGCCCGCGGGCGCGTCGTGGCAGCGCTCAACATCGGCGCGCCGGCGGGGGCGGTTCCGGTTGAGGACATGACGACGCTCCTCCTGCCGGCGATGCGTGAGGTACAATCTGCCCTCCGTCCATTGCTGCAATAA
- the pcaQ gene encoding pca operon transcription factor PcaQ — protein sequence MVDNRIKFRHLQTFVEVARQKSVMKAAELLHVSQPAVTKTIRELEDVLGVSVFERDGRGIKITRYGEVFLKHAGAALTALRQGFDSVSQAVHGDAPPIRIGALPTVSTRIMPKAMQLFLAEGTGARIKIVTGENAVLLEQLRVGDLDLMVGRLAAPEKMAGFSFEHLYSEKVVFCVRAGHPLLSQGSVFAGLDAYPVLMPTRASIIRPFVESFLIANGIAGLPNQIETVSDAFGRAFVRQSDAIWMISEGVVAADIAEGTLAALPVDTSGTQGPVGLTVRTDAVPSMPLSILMQTIREVAGNVSPAA from the coding sequence ATGGTCGATAACCGCATCAAGTTCCGCCATCTGCAGACCTTTGTCGAGGTCGCACGGCAAAAGAGCGTCATGAAGGCGGCCGAGCTCTTGCATGTCAGCCAGCCGGCCGTGACGAAGACGATCCGCGAACTGGAAGACGTGCTCGGCGTTTCCGTGTTCGAGCGCGATGGGCGCGGCATCAAGATCACCCGCTACGGCGAGGTCTTCCTCAAGCATGCGGGGGCGGCGCTGACGGCGCTGCGGCAGGGCTTCGATTCGGTCTCGCAGGCGGTGCACGGCGATGCCCCGCCGATCCGCATCGGCGCGCTGCCAACCGTCTCGACCCGCATCATGCCGAAGGCCATGCAGCTCTTCCTCGCAGAGGGCACCGGCGCGCGGATCAAGATCGTCACGGGCGAGAATGCCGTGTTGCTGGAACAGCTGCGCGTCGGCGATCTCGATCTCATGGTGGGGCGGCTTGCGGCGCCGGAAAAGATGGCGGGCTTCTCCTTCGAGCACCTCTATTCGGAAAAGGTCGTCTTCTGCGTGCGGGCCGGCCATCCGCTGCTGTCGCAAGGCTCGGTCTTTGCGGGGCTCGATGCCTATCCGGTGCTGATGCCGACGCGCGCCTCGATCATCCGCCCCTTCGTTGAGAGCTTTCTTATCGCCAACGGCATTGCCGGCCTGCCGAACCAGATTGAGACCGTCTCCGACGCCTTTGGTCGCGCCTTCGTGCGCCAAAGCGACGCGATCTGGATGATCTCCGAAGGCGTCGTCGCGGCGGACATCGCCGAGGGCACGCTGGCAGCGCTGCCGGTCGACACCAGCGGCACGCAAGGCCCCGTCGGCCTGACGGTGCGCACCGATGCCGTCCCCTCCATGCCGCTTTCCATCCTCATGCAGACGATCCGCGAGGTGGCGGGCAACGTGTCGCCCGCCGCCTGA
- the pobA gene encoding 4-hydroxybenzoate 3-monooxygenase, with the protein MRTQVVIIGSGPSGLLLGQLLTNAGIDNVILERSSKEHVLSRVRAGVLEQGTVGLMDEAGVGARMHAEGLPHDGFSLAFDGRDHRIDLFELTGGKRVMVYGQTELTHDLMDRRTALGTPTAYEAVNVTPQDFESQSPYVTYEKDGVSHRIDCDFIAGCDGFHGASRKAVPAAAIRTFEKVYPFGWLGILADVPPVNDELIYANHPRGFALCSMRSHTRSRYYIQCSLDEKIEDWSDDRFWDEIRRRLPAHHAEAMVTGPSFEKSIAPLRSFVAEPMRFGRMFLVGDAAHIVPPTGAKGLNLAASDVHYLFAGLLEHYQDRSNAGIDAYSSRALARVWKAVRFSWWMTTMLHRFPETSDFDQKIQEAELDYLTHSRAAETVLAENYVGLPY; encoded by the coding sequence ATGCGCACCCAGGTCGTTATCATCGGTTCGGGTCCGTCGGGCCTGCTGCTCGGCCAGCTTCTGACCAATGCCGGCATTGACAATGTCATTCTCGAGCGTTCCAGCAAGGAGCATGTGCTGTCGCGCGTCCGGGCCGGCGTTTTGGAGCAAGGTACGGTCGGCTTGATGGACGAGGCTGGGGTCGGCGCGCGCATGCACGCCGAAGGGCTGCCGCACGACGGCTTCTCGCTTGCCTTTGACGGCCGCGATCATCGCATCGATCTCTTCGAACTGACCGGCGGCAAGCGCGTGATGGTCTATGGCCAGACGGAATTGACGCATGACCTGATGGACCGGCGGACGGCCCTCGGCACACCCACCGCCTATGAGGCCGTGAACGTCACCCCCCAGGATTTTGAAAGCCAGTCGCCCTATGTCACGTACGAGAAGGACGGTGTCAGCCATCGGATCGATTGCGATTTCATCGCCGGCTGCGACGGTTTTCATGGCGCAAGCCGCAAAGCGGTGCCGGCAGCGGCAATCAGGACCTTCGAAAAGGTCTATCCGTTCGGCTGGCTCGGCATCCTGGCCGATGTTCCGCCTGTCAACGACGAACTGATCTATGCCAACCATCCGCGTGGCTTCGCGCTCTGTTCGATGCGTTCGCATACCCGCAGCCGCTACTACATCCAGTGCTCGCTCGACGAGAAGATCGAGGACTGGTCCGACGACCGTTTCTGGGACGAGATCCGTCGCCGGCTCCCCGCCCATCATGCCGAAGCGATGGTCACGGGGCCGTCCTTTGAAAAGTCGATCGCCCCTCTGCGGTCCTTCGTCGCCGAACCGATGCGCTTTGGCCGCATGTTCCTCGTCGGCGATGCCGCCCACATCGTTCCGCCAACCGGTGCCAAGGGGCTGAACCTGGCGGCGAGCGACGTGCATTATCTCTTCGCCGGTCTCCTCGAACACTACCAGGATCGCTCGAACGCCGGCATCGACGCCTACTCGTCCCGTGCGCTTGCCCGCGTCTGGAAGGCGGTCCGCTTCTCCTGGTGGATGACCACCATGCTGCACCGCTTCCCCGAGACCAGCGATTTCGACCAGAAGATCCAGGAAGCCGAGCTCGATTATCTGACGCACTCCCGTGCCGCCGAAACGGTGCTGGCGGAAAACTACGTCGGCTTGCCCTACTGA
- a CDS encoding helix-turn-helix domain-containing protein, with translation MKRTVPTYDLYGEKPAGATEFWLHCETIPSRSSLHHWEIGLHRHENLFQILYAANGSGDAVFGDTIVRIVPPAVVTVPPATGHGFRFSTDIDGFVFTMPVGHLRAAPGDRSRLGVFLAEPRVTPLDPGNPDARYVSGTLERLGTEWLARRSGRTDLMEAYLTAALTLVTRLSVSNAEEGAGDENERRIELLTALVQQHFRSHKPASFYADQLGISPTHLNRVVKSMTGAGAHEFINRKLVEEAKRELVFTSTTAQEIGFRLGFSDPAYFSRYFLRHTGLTPRAWREAEREKRS, from the coding sequence ATGAAGAGGACGGTCCCGACATACGACCTCTACGGCGAAAAGCCTGCAGGGGCGACAGAGTTCTGGCTGCATTGCGAGACGATCCCCTCGCGCAGCAGTCTGCACCACTGGGAGATCGGCCTGCACCGGCACGAAAACCTCTTCCAGATCCTCTACGCCGCAAACGGTTCGGGCGACGCGGTGTTTGGCGACACGATTGTGCGGATCGTACCGCCGGCAGTCGTGACAGTGCCACCGGCGACTGGCCACGGTTTCCGCTTTTCGACGGATATCGATGGATTTGTCTTCACCATGCCGGTCGGCCATCTGCGCGCCGCCCCCGGCGATCGCAGCCGCCTCGGGGTCTTCCTGGCCGAGCCGCGCGTGACGCCGCTTGATCCGGGCAATCCAGATGCGCGCTATGTCAGCGGTACCCTCGAACGGCTCGGGACCGAATGGCTCGCCCGGCGCAGCGGCCGCACGGATCTGATGGAAGCCTACCTCACGGCGGCGCTGACCCTGGTGACCAGGCTATCTGTTTCGAATGCCGAAGAGGGCGCCGGCGACGAGAACGAGCGGCGGATCGAACTGCTGACGGCACTCGTGCAACAGCACTTCCGCTCCCACAAGCCGGCCTCCTTCTATGCCGATCAGCTCGGCATATCGCCGACGCACCTGAACCGGGTGGTGAAGAGCATGACCGGCGCGGGCGCGCACGAATTCATCAATCGCAAGCTGGTGGAGGAAGCAAAGCGCGAACTGGTTTTCACCTCGACGACTGCGCAGGAAATCGGCTTTCGCCTCGGCTTTTCCGATCCGGCCTACTTCTCTCGCTATTTCCTGCGCCATACCGGACTGACGCCGCGGGCGTGGCGGGAGGCGGAGCGGGAAAAGCGCTCGTGA
- a CDS encoding 3-keto-5-aminohexanoate cleavage protein has product MIVQACINGAREASFHPALPLTPDAMAADAAACIAAGAAEIHLHTRGPDGRESLAAEVVDRTVRLVRMAVPGTLIGISTGAWIEASEMRTLSAIAGWRVLPDYASVNLSEATAPAVMRQLAARGVGIEAGLASVGDAERLVGLALERPPLRILIEIGEQDVDEATDVADRIHGVLDKAGILRPIQLHGMGDTVWHFARRAAARRWSTRVGLEDGKTLPDGAPAADNAALVRAAVEIYRQARAALQ; this is encoded by the coding sequence ATGATTGTTCAGGCCTGCATCAACGGCGCGCGTGAAGCGAGCTTTCATCCGGCGCTGCCACTGACCCCAGACGCCATGGCTGCCGATGCTGCAGCCTGCATCGCGGCGGGCGCAGCGGAAATCCATCTTCACACACGCGGGCCTGACGGGCGTGAAAGCCTTGCGGCGGAGGTCGTCGACAGGACGGTCCGGCTCGTGCGCATGGCAGTCCCCGGCACTTTGATCGGCATTTCGACGGGTGCATGGATCGAGGCGAGCGAGATGCGCACGCTTTCCGCCATTGCCGGCTGGCGCGTGCTACCGGATTATGCGTCGGTCAATCTGTCAGAGGCTACGGCACCTGCCGTCATGCGCCAGCTTGCCGCCCGCGGGGTGGGCATCGAGGCAGGCCTTGCCTCTGTCGGCGACGCGGAACGCCTCGTCGGGCTTGCGCTGGAAAGGCCGCCGCTGCGCATCCTCATCGAAATCGGAGAGCAGGACGTCGACGAGGCGACGGATGTCGCCGATCGCATTCATGGCGTTCTGGACAAGGCTGGCATTTTGCGACCGATCCAACTGCATGGCATGGGTGATACGGTCTGGCATTTCGCACGCCGCGCCGCCGCGCGCCGCTGGTCCACGCGGGTCGGGCTGGAGGACGGCAAAACACTGCCGGACGGCGCGCCGGCAGCGGACAATGCCGCCCTCGTCCGCGCTGCCGTCGAGATCTATCGGCAAGCGCGCGCCGCCCTTCAGTAG